The genomic stretch TTGAACAAAAGGAATTATCCATTAGCGCTAACTTTGATATGAAGCCGAAAATATCTGTGCTTGGACCTTCCTATTTATATGTAGTTGACCAAGCGAAACACACTGCAGGAGCAAAGCTGCTGATTCGGTGGATGATGGGCGAATTGGGAGGAGAAGGGGAAGGATTAAGACCTTTCAACGTATTAGGATCTTGGCCGTCCAATCCGTCTGTATCACATAAGAATCCAATCAATTTGGATCAACTAAATATATGGCAGTATGATGGCAAGTACTTCTACAACAACTCTATTAAATTCCGTGAATTTTGGATCAAAAATATTAAATAACTTATAACGTACTTGTAGAGGTTTGTTTCTGCAAAGAAGGAGTGTATGTCAAATGAGCAATACCGAATACACAACTAAGAAGCAGCAGAAGAACCAGCAACCAAAATTCAATAAAGCTCGATTTAAAAATCGATTTGTATCGTTTCTAACGAATCCGATGCATGTGATCAGCATGGTTGCGATTATCTTTCTAATCTATACCATCATTATTCCATTAATTCAGATGATATCGAGCACCGTAACTTGGAGCCATGACGATGTTCGAGCCTATTCTGAAGCTGTTCCCGGTAAATTCACTTTACATCACTGGTTCTATATGATTGCTGGTGAGATTAGTAAGAACGTTTTTTATCAGCCAATTCTGAACTCAGTAAATATTGCAATTTGGGTGTCTGTGTTATCGGCCATACTTGGGGGCACTCTAGCTTGGCTCGTTACGCGCTCAGACATTCCATTTAAAAAAACAATCGCATTTATGGCGATCATACCTTACATGCTTCCTTCCTGGATGAAATCAATGGCATGGTTGGTTATCTTCAAAAACGATCGCATTGGCGGGAGTAAAGGGTTGATTCAAGCGATATTTGGCATTAGCCCTCCAGATTGGTTGTCTTATGGATTTCTGCCGATTGTTATCGTGTTAGTAGGTCATTACTTTACATTCTTCTATCTATTGATTGCTGTTGCACTGAGTTCGATTAATAGTGGCCTCGAAGAAACAGCAGATATTCTTGGTGCCAAGCGTATTACCATTTTACGTAGGATCACCTTCCCCTTGGTATTGCCTGCGATTCTATCCGCATTTATTCTTACTTTCTCCAAATCAATGGGGACATTCGGACCAGCCGCTTTTCTAGGTTTGCCGATCAAGTATTATACGATTGCCACCATGCTTTATAGCAGCATTCGCGGTCGTATGACATCTCAGGCATATATTCTTAGTATCGTCTTGATTTTGATCGCCGCCATTACGATCTACATCAACCAGAGAGCAATTGGGAAACGAAAAGGGTACACCACCGTTGGAGGGAAAGATGCTCGTAAGTCGTTAACGCCTCTAGGACGCTGGAGAATTCCGATTTTTTCGGGAGTTATGTTCTTCATGTTCATCGCAGGAATATTCCCACTACTTATGTTATTCTTACAATCTTTCATGCTCAAAGAGGGAGTCTACACATTAAACAATTTTACAACACATTTCTGGGTTGGCGCTTCAAATCCGAATATTGCCTCGGGTGAGGTCGGTGTCCTAATGAGCGACAATATTCGTATGGCACTTAAAAACTCCTTAATCGTTGCTTTAGGTGGTGCAGCTTTATCGGCTTTCCTCGGTATTACGCTCGGCTATATCGTTGCCAAAGGCAGAAAATCGATCACTACTCGAGTCATTGAGCAGCTTACTTTTACACCATATTTGATTCCAGGTATTGCATTTGCGGCTATATATCTGTCTATCTTTGCTAAGCCAGGCTTCCTGATCCCTGCTTTATACGGTACACTCACCATCATTATATTAATTACGGTAGTGAAGGAGCTTCCGTTTGCCACCCGATCCGGAACGAGCAGTATGATGCAAATTAGTGGAGAACTGGAAGAAGCAGCGAAAATACAAGGAGCTTCGTTCTTTAAGAGATTTACGAGAATTATGCTGCCACTTACAAGAAAAGGTGTCATCAGTGCATTCTTACTCGGTTTTATCAGCGGAATGAAGGAGCTCGATTTGATTATATTATTGGTCACTCCGAAGACAGGAACACTAACGACACTTACATTTCAGTACGCTGAAAGCGGATTCCAACAATTCTCGAATGCCATAACTGTTCTGATTATCACAATCATTATCGTAACGTACTTTATTGCCACCAAGTGGGGCAAAGCAGATCTAACGAAAGGAATAGGTGGCTAAAATGAGCAGAATTGAATTAAAAAATATCAACAAATATTTTGATCATAACCATATTTTAAAAGATATAAATTTTGTTATTGAGGAAGGCGACTTCATGACGCTTTTAGGTCCTTCGGGCTGCGGGAAGACGACAACACTACGTGTGATCACAGGACTTGAAAACCCAGAAGAAGGAATCATTACCATTGGAGAAAAGGAAGTGGTCAATGGTGATAACCGGTTTTATGCCCCTGCTTCAAAACGAGGATTAAATCTTGTGTTTCAAAGCTACGCATTATGGCCGCACATGACAGTGTATGAGAATGTAGCGTTTGGCCTAACGCTTAAGAAGATGAGCAAGCAAGAAATTCGTACAAAAGTGGAAAGTGCTTTAGAAAAGATGAGAATCCATCCGTATAAAGATCGCTATCCTTCCGAATTGTCTGGTGGACAGCAGCAGCGGGTTGCGATTGCTAGAGCGATCGTAACTGAGCCTAAAATCTTGCTGCTAGACGAACCTCTATCGAATCTAGACGCTAAGTTAAGACTTGAAATGCGCGCAGAATTAAAAAGGTTACATCGCGAACTGAATACAACGATTATTTATGTAACGCATGATCAAGTGGAAGCCTTAACAATGTCTACCAAAATCGCTGTCTTCTTTGAAGGTAATTTGGTTCAGGTAGATACACCACGTGGTATTTATCGTCATCCGGCTGATTTAAGGGTAGCTGACTTTATTGGAAATCCGACGATTAATTTTGTTGATGCTTCGTGTACTTATCAAGGCGGATGTCTGTTAACCGATTCAAGCTTAGGCCGAGTTGCTATTCCTTGTGAAACACAGCATACAGGGGAGGTGGTGCTAGCGATTTACCCGGAGGATATCACGATAAATTCAGAGCAAGTGCAAGATGCTATTAGATGCAGTGTATCATCCGTACTCCCAGCAGGATCAGAAACACTTGTTCAGTTAACATTTGATGATACCACAACAGTATTAGTCAAATATATGGGGGAGACGGACTACGAGATTGGGAGTCATGTTTGGATTACGTTCCCGAAAGAAAAGGTCAATGTATATGACAAAGCAAGCCAACAGCTGATCACAATTACACATAACAAAGAATCAGCAAAACCAACACGTTTAACAGCAGCAGTGAACTTATAATTTGAGGAGGTATTCTACGATGTTATCTCTAAAAAAATCGCTAGTGTTCCTTACGAGCGCGGCTCTTTTGTTACAAGTATCTTCGGTAGCCATCGCAGCTGAAGAAGAGATTGAATATGTTCCCTTGCAAGAAGAGGTTCTCAATCCTCTAGGTGCCGCTTCGGTATGGGATGCCAGTACCCAGTCGATTTTGTTCAAATTACGCAATGGACTAACAGGAAAAGTCACGGTTGGCAGCGATAAATACGAACTGGGTACACAAGTGGGCAGCTTTCCCGCCTCTGTTCAATTGGATGGAACAACAGCAATGATTCCCGAGGATGAGGATTTTATTAAGACTGTCAATTTACAGAATGCCAGTGCCAATATTTTAGATATTGCGCATCAGCCACCTGCATCAACCATTAAAGTGAAAGCAACGCTAGAGACAGAGGCTTCTGAACAAAAGGGAGATTCGATTGATGATCCTTCGGTATGGATTCACCCAGAGAACGGGAACAAAAGTTTAATTATTGGTGCCAACAAGAAAGCCAATCCTGGTGGAATTGAAGTTTATAACTTGGAAGGTAAACGGATTGGAGCCTACGGTGTTGGTAAAATGAATAATGTCGATGTAAGGTACAACTTTAAGCTGAATGGAAAAAAGGTGGATATCGCTGCATCAACCAATCGTACGACGAATACGATCAATATTTTCGTGATCAATCCACAAACCAGTGAACTGACGGAAGTTACGGGAAATTACCTGGAATCGAACATGGAAGAAGTGTATGGATTTAGCTTATATCAAAGCCAACGCTCCGGCAAAATGTACGGTCTTATCACCGGTAAAGAGGGTGAGTTCGAACAATGGGAATTATACGATAACGGGAATGGCAAGGTGGATGGCAAGCTTGTTCGTGAATTAAAAATAGGCAGCGTGACAGAAGGAATTGTAGCCGATGATGAGTATGGAAAATTTTATGTAGCAGAAGAGAATGTTGCGATTTGGAAATACGATGCTGAACCAAGCGGTGGACTTCTTCCTGAAGCAAAAATAGATACAGTTGATGGCATTCGACTTACCGAAGATGTGGAAGGAGTAACGATTTACTATGCAAAAGATGGCGAAGGATACTTAATTGCTTCCAGCCAAGGAAGTGATCGTTACGTTATTTATGATCGGAAGAGCGGGAAATACGTTACGACCTTCATGATTGAGGATGG from Paenibacillus polygoni encodes the following:
- a CDS encoding ABC transporter permease, giving the protein MSNTEYTTKKQQKNQQPKFNKARFKNRFVSFLTNPMHVISMVAIIFLIYTIIIPLIQMISSTVTWSHDDVRAYSEAVPGKFTLHHWFYMIAGEISKNVFYQPILNSVNIAIWVSVLSAILGGTLAWLVTRSDIPFKKTIAFMAIIPYMLPSWMKSMAWLVIFKNDRIGGSKGLIQAIFGISPPDWLSYGFLPIVIVLVGHYFTFFYLLIAVALSSINSGLEETADILGAKRITILRRITFPLVLPAILSAFILTFSKSMGTFGPAAFLGLPIKYYTIATMLYSSIRGRMTSQAYILSIVLILIAAITIYINQRAIGKRKGYTTVGGKDARKSLTPLGRWRIPIFSGVMFFMFIAGIFPLLMLFLQSFMLKEGVYTLNNFTTHFWVGASNPNIASGEVGVLMSDNIRMALKNSLIVALGGAALSAFLGITLGYIVAKGRKSITTRVIEQLTFTPYLIPGIAFAAIYLSIFAKPGFLIPALYGTLTIIILITVVKELPFATRSGTSSMMQISGELEEAAKIQGASFFKRFTRIMLPLTRKGVISAFLLGFISGMKELDLIILLVTPKTGTLTTLTFQYAESGFQQFSNAITVLIITIIIVTYFIATKWGKADLTKGIGG
- a CDS encoding ABC transporter ATP-binding protein — its product is MSRIELKNINKYFDHNHILKDINFVIEEGDFMTLLGPSGCGKTTTLRVITGLENPEEGIITIGEKEVVNGDNRFYAPASKRGLNLVFQSYALWPHMTVYENVAFGLTLKKMSKQEIRTKVESALEKMRIHPYKDRYPSELSGGQQQRVAIARAIVTEPKILLLDEPLSNLDAKLRLEMRAELKRLHRELNTTIIYVTHDQVEALTMSTKIAVFFEGNLVQVDTPRGIYRHPADLRVADFIGNPTINFVDASCTYQGGCLLTDSSLGRVAIPCETQHTGEVVLAIYPEDITINSEQVQDAIRCSVSSVLPAGSETLVQLTFDDTTTVLVKYMGETDYEIGSHVWITFPKEKVNVYDKASQQLITITHNKESAKPTRLTAAVNL
- a CDS encoding phytase is translated as MLSLKKSLVFLTSAALLLQVSSVAIAAEEEIEYVPLQEEVLNPLGAASVWDASTQSILFKLRNGLTGKVTVGSDKYELGTQVGSFPASVQLDGTTAMIPEDEDFIKTVNLQNASANILDIAHQPPASTIKVKATLETEASEQKGDSIDDPSVWIHPENGNKSLIIGANKKANPGGIEVYNLEGKRIGAYGVGKMNNVDVRYNFKLNGKKVDIAASTNRTTNTINIFVINPQTSELTEVTGNYLESNMEEVYGFSLYQSQRSGKMYGLITGKEGEFEQWELYDNGNGKVDGKLVRELKIGSVTEGIVADDEYGKFYVAEENVAIWKYDAEPSGGLLPEAKIDTVDGIRLTEDVEGVTIYYAKDGEGYLIASSQGSDRYVIYDRKSGKYVTTFMIEDGVIDGTSETDGIDVQSFGLGDEYPDGIFITQDNTNVEPDGSIANQNFKIVPWEDIAEGAKKKLKIENQNPRQLKARK